One part of the Anguilla anguilla isolate fAngAng1 chromosome 11, fAngAng1.pri, whole genome shotgun sequence genome encodes these proteins:
- the LOC118208595 gene encoding hematopoietic progenitor cell antigen CD34-like, giving the protein MAASTVKMNGSWGRMALALVLSVLLLHDGVVGQENATMASEGVFSSEVTTPAAATTPAISTVASTMLITEESPEGNPTTGTPTTTPEAVPTGVPDPTTAEPTTLETTQTAALSTAAPETSSTLTATPEAGTDSQQTTETVTSAPATDPVFSTATVEPTDTQTSEQTLESTSVLQTMTTTMAPTVPIVSIIQCVEKEAVSNKDAVKLELVKASSCELTKEKIKNTATDLCEEDCKLYIFQEENSNIAIVAGSNIEANVMAMADKFNSEPIKDELGLIEATPHWGKPPPTVLVALLISGLALAALLIGGYVLKQRRSRRAKGMRLAEESYQADEENQGNSLVSVAPLTPPEHQQKPSVNGESPKGAKIVPPPAATNGHSTAKAPMADTEL; this is encoded by the exons ATGGTGTGGTCGGTCAGGAGAATGCAACTATGGCTTCTGaaggtgttttttcttcagagGTCACAACACCTGCTGCTGCAACCACTCCTGCCATCTCAACAGTTGCATCTACAATGCTAATCACAGAGGAAAGCCCAGAGGGCAACCCAACCACAGGCACGCCGACCACAA CTCCAGAGGCTGTTCCCACAGGAGTACCGGACCCGACCACAGCTGAACCGACAACACTGGAGACCACACAAACCGCAGCTTTGTCAACCGCTGCCCCAGAGACAAGCAGCACCCTCACAGCCACACCGGAGGCTGGAACAGACTCCCAGCAGACTACTGAAACTGTGACATCAGCCCCAGCCACTGACCCAGTCTTCAGCACCGCCACCGTGGAGCCAACTGACACACAGACCTCAGAACAGACCCTTGAAAGCACCTCTGTACTTCAGACCATGACAACCACGATGGCCCCTACCGTACCCATTGTG AGTATCATCCAGTGTGTGGAAAAAGAAGCCGTTAGCAACAAAGATGCAGTGAAGCTGGAACTAGTGAAGGCGTCCAGCTGT gAGCTCAccaaggaaaaaataaaaaacactgcaacagACCTGTGTGAAGAAGACTGCAAACTTTACATTTTCCAGGAGGAGAATTCCAATATTGCCATTGTTGCAGGCTCAAACATTGAag CTAATGTAATGGCAATGGCAGACAAGTTCAACAGTGAGCCCATTAAGGACGAG ctgGGACTGATTGAGGCCACACCACATTGGGGAAAACCCCCCCCGACGGTGCTGGTGGCCCTGCTGATATCTGGCCTGGCGCTGGCCGCCCTGCTCATCGGAGGCTACGTCCTGAAGCAACGCCGCAGCCGCAGGGCCAAGGGCATGAGGCTG GCTGAGGAGTCCTATCAAGCAGATGAGGAGAACCAGGGTAACTCCCTGGTTTCGGTGGCCCCTCTGACCCCCCCGGAGCACCAGCAGAAGCCCAGTGTCAATGGGGAGTCCCCCAAGGGGGCAAAGATCGTGCCCCCTCCCGCTGCCACCAACGGCCACTCCACTGCCAAGGCACCCATGGCTGACACTGAGCTGTGA